The genomic DNA GATTAGGTGCGGATGTTCCGCTCGAGCTTTTTCGAGTATTGAGGATAATAGGCATGAGAAACCTCCTTGGAGAGAGCGCAGGACCGGCTCTATATATGATGGGAAAAGAAGTCGGCTCAATGTTCACACCCAAAACAGAAGAAGACATTGTTAGTGTCGTCAAAGATTTGCGGATCGGCATACCTGAAGTAGAGAGAATCGACGAAAACCGTTACACCGTGAAACTCTACGAGTGTATCACTTGCGCCGGTTTTCCT from Thermodesulfobacteriota bacterium includes the following:
- a CDS encoding DUF2507 domain-containing protein; the protein is MKEYTLSDIKKIVRPRLGADVPLELFRVLRIIGMRNLLGESAGPALYMMGKEVGSMFTPKTEEDIVSVVKDLRIGIPEVERIDENRYTVKLYECITCAGFPVTGEMFCDMESGILAGLFEKVTGKKAKSTQTKSWSVGYNYCEFDIILY